One genomic window of Coregonus clupeaformis isolate EN_2021a chromosome 12, ASM2061545v1, whole genome shotgun sequence includes the following:
- the LOC121578563 gene encoding myosin regulatory light chain 2, ventricular/cardiac muscle isoform has product MAPKKAKKKSAEGANSNVFSIFEQSQIQEFKEAFTIMDQNRDGFIDKNDLRDTFAALGRLNVKQEEIDEMLKEASGPVNFTVFLTMFGEKLKGADPEETILNAFKVFDPEGKGVLRKDFVTEMLTTQADRFSPEEMEQMFGAFPPDVAGNVDYKNLVHIITHGEEKDQE; this is encoded by the exons ATG GCACCCAAGAAGGCAAAGAAGAAGTCAGCGGAGGGAGCCAACTCTAATGTATTTTCTATCTTTGAGCAGTCTCAGATCCAGGAGTTCAAGGAG GCCTTCACCATCATGGACCAAAACCGAGATGGATTCATTGACAAAAACGACTTGAGGGACACCTTTGCTGCACTGG GCCGTCTCAACGTGAAGCAGGAGGAGATAGATGAGATGCTGAAAGAAGCGTCGGGCCCAGTCAACTTCACCGTCTTCCTCACCATGTTTGGAGAGAAGCTAAAAG GTGCTGATCCAGAGGAGACTATCCTCAACGCATTTAAAGTATTTGACCCTGAAGGAAAAGGAGTCCTGAGGAAGGACTT TGTGACCGAGATGCTGACGACACAGGCGGACAGATTCTCTCCTGAAGAG ATGGAGCAAATGTTTGGAGCCTTCCCACCAGACGTGGCAGGAAATGTAGACTACAAAAACCTTGTGCACATCATCACACACGGAGAAGAGAAGGACCAAGAGTAA